AAAACAGGAAAAATTATATATTGTCTCCTGCTTCGACTGATAAATCCAAACTAAATTACTGTATCGTCAATTCAAAGGGGAGAAATGAGTTAGGATATAATGCTGATTCAGGAGAATTTAACTCTTACAGAATTGATGAAGAAGGGGATATTGATTATCGAACCTATTCGGTTGTCTGTAAAAAATAATGGACAATTTATTATGTATCAAACCATAGGTATTTCATTGGTTCATAAAAGTAAACACCAAATTAATCAAAGATACCGAGAACAAAGATATGTTAGATAAAAAGAATTTTGATGAATTCATTCTGCAACTTAGGGccgggcataaataccgaaaaccgaaaaaccggaccgaaccgaattaattcggtttttcggGTTTTCAGGTTTTCGGTTCGATTTCGATTTTCAGAAATTTCGAGGTTCGGTTCGGTGTTCGGGGTTTAGTGTTCGATTTTTCGAGTtttcggtttaaaccgaaatTTTATGTATTAGCCAAAAAGTATTAAATAGTCCAATCTTTTTATTTGGGATACGTTTTGGTAATGAAATGTCTTGATTTTGCAGATGGGTTTTTAAAGTCTGTACCTTGTAGTTTTGCTTATTCATTTCTCTTATCTTTCTTAATAGATCTATTTATGATGGAATGTAATGGTTGTGAAAGATTCATGAGGTGGAAAAAAAATTCATTTTGCTgcttcaccatttgattttgtaATCTAAATCTTTAGAGAATTAGAATACAGTGTATGTTCTTTTTATCTCCTTTTGTGTGTTTGAAGGCATCTTTTTCAATTAATTCAATGTATGGTTGATCAAGTTATACAATTGATTTTTTTGCATGTTCATCCGCTAGACTAAGCTAAGACCGGGTAGACCTTGAGGATCCGTCAtgcatatcaaaaaaaccgaattgaaaaaatcgaaaccgaaccgaaccaaacttcaaaaaaccgaaaccgaaagaaccaaaccgaactagttttgttcggtgttcggtgtccaccttcaaaacaccgaaaccgaaatagccaaaccaaaGTTTGACAAAATCgtaccgaagaaccgaacgcccactcCTACTGCaactataatatacatataatatatacctATACATGTAATATATACCTAATCAGTGTATAAGTTTTATATATTTTGGCCATATTGGTAAATAAGTATGGGCGAACGGTATGTATCGGTAAGTTTCCCATCATAATATAGCCCTAGCAAGAGTTAAAAGCAGTTAAAAACCCGTAAATCACACATAGATTACAGGATTCTAGTACTTTTACTCCGGTAGTTAGATCTGTAATCATCTGCCGACCACCCCTTTTGTCACTTCTTCTGACCCATCAAAAATTTTGACTTTTGCATACCTTTTCCAACGTTTCCTACCCACATTATGTTTTGATATAGAGATTACGTTGACAATCTTATTCAAATGAAGGATTTCCAATCAATATACCCTTTCCTAATCATGTAACACAATATTTGAACCACACTGGTCAAATAAAGCACTGAACTCCATATATACAGTTTTTTTTGTTAAAGTTTTGTGTGTGTGgttaatttttactttttttgtGAGGATATATATTTTCTATTTTGTATAATGTTGACTTAGAGATGAATTTTAATGGGTAACATGATCAAtaaggattcatatagccgaccctAACTTGCTTGGGACCAAGACGTAATCGGTTATCTTTTGCTTTTATTTTTGTGATTTGGATTCACATGGAAAATACTATACTTGTTGACATTGTATGTTCATACCTATTTATAAAACTATACTTATTGACATTTATAATTTAGTATGGAAGTTTCCTTATGGGGTTTGGTTAGTCTTCGTGAGCTAATGGGCAATTACCTTATAATAATCACAGCGCAGAAATTCCAACATGACGGCTTAGCCAATGCATTTTGATCCATACCAACAGCTGACAAAGACGTGTCAAGCATACTGTAGAGAAGAAGCGTGAGAAAATATCAAGAAATACTGCAACTATAGGCACTTTTTTAAAGCTTATAGGCAACTAATGCTCATTCAAATTGGCAGAATAAAACTTCATAAGCAATGAAATTAAACACTAGACAGATACTTCTATCTCCAGTTGCTCTCGTTCTATTTTTTTATATAGCAAAAGCTTCAGACACTATTAGCACCAATAAATCCATGCGAGATTCAGAAACTTTAGTCTCCAATGACAAAAGATTCATATTGGGGTTCTTTAGTCCTGAGAATTCCACGAACCGTTATGTTGGTATTATGTttaatacccaatcaccaactgtTGCATGGGTAGCCAACAGAGACAAACCTTTACAAGATTCTAGTGGAAGAGTGACAATATCAGAAGATGGAAATCTTGTAGTCTTGAATGCACAGAACAAGAGTATATGGTCATCCAATATTTCACCAGCTGTGAGAAATTCTACTGCCCAGCTCTCGGATAATGGAAATTTAGTTTTGAAGGACAGCTCCAACGGGAAAGTTCTCTGGGAAAGTTTTCGGGATCCTTCAGATTCCTTCTTGCAGCATATGAAACTGGGAAGTGATAAGAGTACTAACACCACAAATCTGGTGAAATCATGGATAAGTCCTTCAGATCCATCTGTTGGGAGTTTCTCAGCTGGTATTCAACCTGAAACGATTCCCCAGATTTTCATATGGAAGAATGGCAAACTTCATTGCCGCAGCGGACCATGGAATAAACAGATTTTCATTGGGATACCAGACATGACTTCTTTCTATCTCAATGGATTTGATTTAGTAAATGATAACAAGGGCACCGCATACCTCACCTTTTTATATGCAAATCAGGCTGAGATGACCTTTTTCACCTTGAACTCAACAGGGTTTTTGCAGCAGAAATATTTGGATCCTAGTAAGAATGATTGGGAAGTAACATGGGAATTCCCTGCAAATGAGTGCGATTTTTATGGAAAATGTGGACCTTTTGGAAGCTGTGATCCTAGAAGCTCACCAATCTGCTCTTGTTTAGAGGGATTTAAGCCGAAAAGAGAAGAGGAATGGGGGAAAAGAAACTGGACTAGTGGATGCATCAGAAAGTCCATGTTAGAGAGTGAAAGAAACAGCTCTAACATTGAGCAAGTTAAGCAAGATTGGTTTCTGAAGCTGCAGTCAATGAAAGTGCCGGATTCCACTATTTGGGTACCTTTTGCAGATGAAGATTGTCATAAGGGTTGCTTGAGGAATTTTTCCTGCATAGCCTATTCATACCACACAGGCATAGGATGCATGCATTGGGAAGGAAGCTTACTTGATGTTCAGAAATTCTCAACCGGTGGGGCTGATTTATTCCTTCGCCTTTCGTACACTGAGCTTGGTAACACCTCTTCTTCAGAACTATAATGTAATCTATAAAACTCTGCTTGCCAAAAACATATGTATAATGGACACTTATTTTGTAATGCAGATCAAAAGAGAGATTTTAAAGTAGCCATTGCGATCATAGTCCCAGTAGGCTCAATAATTTTTGCCATAGTCGGATACATTTCCTACAAATATCTAGCTAAGCGCAGAGGTAACAAGCTTATCTGAAACATTAGAAAATCTGCAGTAGCTTTAATCATTCGGATCACTTTATCTCGAATGCGCTCTTGAATCAGGACGGAAGAGAAAGCGTGAGCTCTTATTAACAGAATCATTGCCAAACTTTTACAAGGAAAGCATAGTTACAGAGAACATCAATCAAGCTAAATTTGAAGAGCTGCTTATATACAACTTTGATATCTTAGCAAATGCAACTGAGGATTTTCATCTGTCCAGCAAACTTGGGCAGGGAGGTTTTGGTCCAGTTTACAAAGTAATGTTTTGTGTGATTGAGTGTCTTGTTATTGTTTTTAAGAAAAGATATTAAGTCCTATGATATAACTGCAGGGGAAGCTGCCAGATGGACAAGAAATTGCTGTGAAAAGGCTTTCACAGTCTTCCGGGCAGGGGCTGGAGGAGTTCATGAATGAGGTTGTGGTGATTTCAAAACTTCAACATCGTAATCTTGTTAGACTTTTTGGTTGCTGCATAGAAAGAGGGGAAAAGATGCTGGTTTATGAATACATGCCAAAAAGAAGCTTGGATGCCTATCTCTTTGGTTGGTTATGattagttttcttttattttccatTGTGTCTAACTAAAAGGAATTTTTTTTCGCTTTAAAATGTCAAATTCGCATTGTGCTTTCAGGGTCACAGCAACAAGAGGAAGAGTTCCTTGATTGGAGTAAACGTGTGAGCATCATTGAGGGAATTGGTCGAGGCCTCCTTTACCTTCACAGGGATTCAAGACTAAGGATTATCCACAGGGATTTAAAAACAAGCAACATCTTGTTGGATGAATACCTGAACCCCAAAATTTCAGATTTTGGCATGGCAAGGATTTTTCCAGGCAACCAAGATCAGGCCAACACAAACAGAGTTGTTGGAACCTAGTAAGTTCTTGTATCTTTCTCTTTATCTTTTGCATGGTTGAAAAGAAAATATCAGGCAAACATTCAAAATTGTAATGTGATGCAGTGGTTATATGGCACCTGAATATGCAATGGAAGGAAGATTTTCAGAAAAATCAGATGTTTACAGCTTTGGAGTATTGTTATTGGAAA
Above is a genomic segment from Lycium barbarum isolate Lr01 chromosome 12, ASM1917538v2, whole genome shotgun sequence containing:
- the LOC132623164 gene encoding G-type lectin S-receptor-like serine/threonine-protein kinase At1g11330; its protein translation is MKLNTRQILLSPVALVLFFYIAKASDTISTNKSMRDSETLVSNDKRFILGFFSPENSTNRYVGIMFNTQSPTVAWVANRDKPLQDSSGRVTISEDGNLVVLNAQNKSIWSSNISPAVRNSTAQLSDNGNLVLKDSSNGKVLWESFRDPSDSFLQHMKLGSDKSTNTTNLVKSWISPSDPSVGSFSAGIQPETIPQIFIWKNGKLHCRSGPWNKQIFIGIPDMTSFYLNGFDLVNDNKGTAYLTFLYANQAEMTFFTLNSTGFLQQKYLDPSKNDWEVTWEFPANECDFYGKCGPFGSCDPRSSPICSCLEGFKPKREEEWGKRNWTSGCIRKSMLESERNSSNIEQVKQDWFLKLQSMKVPDSTIWVPFADEDCHKGCLRNFSCIAYSYHTGIGCMHWEGSLLDVQKFSTGGADLFLRLSYTELDQKRDFKVAIAIIVPVGSIIFAIVGYISYKYLAKRRGRKRKRELLLTESLPNFYKESIVTENINQAKFEELLIYNFDILANATEDFHLSSKLGQGGFGPVYKGKLPDGQEIAVKRLSQSSGQGLEEFMNEVVVISKLQHRNLVRLFGCCIERGEKMLVYEYMPKRSLDAYLFGSQQQEEEFLDWSKRVSIIEGIGRGLLYLHRDSRLRIIHRDLKTSNILLDEYLNPKISDFGMARIFPGNQDQANTNRVVGTYGYMAPEYAMEGRFSEKSDVYSFGVLLLEIISGRRNTSFHQDDCALSLLAYAWKCWNENMIVELVDPKITDLHIEKEITRCVHVGLLCVQEYAEDRPNVSTVLSMLTREIDDLSSPKQPAFTTRPSRFMQASSKSQGSVNTVTITIMEGR